The following coding sequences are from one Candidatus Zixiibacteriota bacterium window:
- a CDS encoding FlgD immunoglobulin-like domain containing protein yields MLRRFILKIVRSAVLVACTAGIALSIQSECLAQGCLENFSIYGRVVEVSGDGNAAILSTDPNNRVFVHYSPANGTIPCPLQRQDFNRTESLSPNGQFYVQAYQVVGNWHIWSLGDSSLVPLQKIDDTTIDQPIRITNGGNVVGAYGRYSSSGQLVENWYSSGLQVVAASNDIQTLVAVEGIPNLGGLKVWRRTGGGGDFELIEGVPDSFRIWSVVDMSPNGTYICGEAAVYENDTIFVDKRAFRWSAPDNFVLLSGSNSRADYVTDIGWVYGIVEDYYEPARYAAVVWKGTLFDLLPEILPNCIGPDVGDTDPFFGGDWQLLDDGESIATSDGIVRPGGGCQATIHSSFSLSGMVLTSGQTFQYSLIIGGATSVLQVSYSDDGGATYAPFGQVQVYCGEAEFLSNLPEVSTQVDSAYFKFTGTDVELVDGPFTILIAPPDPCDSIINNAWTNAAGGAFEDAPNWSSGAPPATNHVAQLSTAGDYTVTLSASRTIAALENAEGEHRLELGNSTLTLQYDTYCQPALMVSSGTLVFDSGAVVISGTSMVDDTNSVAGLKITNSASVQFNDRFDVAENGSGELVIDSGGVVFGTAQTESNLYVAEVEPGTRGSVTLNGSGSSLHTLGTLAIGGAGNGVLTVSDGAGVFDVQSLQVYGGDSAEVRVDGSGSSVEAGTISLYANSQALLAATNGGAIACDLLVLGVNALVEGPVLAITTVTPPGTQSRSASRISEPGIYSDSVFLFEGATVATDDFALGIGGFLGLQGPYFGDLVNGGTLSPGGVTESAGGSNVIGNYTQTGTGALEIELGGLTPGIEHDALFVDGAVELDGEIQVKRLFGYTPQLGDVFEILTGLAISGEFDTIIVANNEVEYEATYEENRVLLTVIALNPTSIDDESNNLPNAFSLAQNYPNPFNPTTTISFSLPRASDVKIEIFNIVGQRIASLIGGTMQAGEHHVEWDGQTDSGQSAATGVYFYRLQAGNLIDTKKMLLLK; encoded by the coding sequence ATGTTGAGGCGTTTCATTTTGAAAATCGTGCGTTCCGCCGTCTTGGTCGCATGCACAGCAGGCATCGCGCTTTCTATTCAGAGCGAATGTCTTGCCCAGGGTTGCCTGGAGAATTTCTCCATCTACGGCCGAGTGGTGGAAGTGTCGGGGGACGGCAATGCGGCAATCCTGTCTACCGACCCAAATAACCGTGTCTTTGTTCATTACTCGCCGGCAAACGGCACTATACCTTGTCCCCTTCAGCGACAGGACTTCAACCGGACGGAGTCTTTGTCGCCTAACGGCCAGTTCTACGTGCAGGCTTATCAGGTGGTTGGCAACTGGCATATCTGGAGCTTGGGCGATTCCTCGCTAGTACCTTTGCAGAAGATCGATGATACGACCATTGATCAGCCCATTCGCATCACTAATGGTGGAAACGTGGTTGGCGCGTATGGGCGCTATTCCAGTTCGGGACAGCTTGTAGAAAACTGGTACTCGAGCGGGCTACAGGTTGTTGCAGCTTCGAATGACATTCAGACACTGGTGGCGGTAGAGGGAATTCCCAATTTGGGCGGTCTAAAGGTGTGGCGTCGGACCGGGGGAGGCGGCGACTTCGAACTAATCGAAGGAGTTCCCGACAGCTTCAGAATCTGGTCGGTCGTGGATATGTCTCCCAATGGTACCTATATATGTGGAGAAGCGGCTGTCTATGAAAACGATACCATCTTCGTGGATAAGCGTGCTTTTCGCTGGTCGGCTCCCGACAATTTCGTTCTCTTGAGCGGAAGTAACAGCCGAGCCGATTACGTAACTGATATTGGCTGGGTCTATGGGATTGTTGAAGACTACTATGAACCGGCTCGTTACGCAGCGGTTGTCTGGAAAGGGACATTGTTTGATTTGCTGCCAGAGATCCTGCCGAACTGCATCGGCCCGGATGTCGGGGACACCGATCCTTTCTTCGGGGGCGATTGGCAGCTCTTGGACGACGGTGAGTCAATTGCGACCAGCGACGGTATCGTCCGGCCAGGGGGGGGATGCCAGGCTACCATCCATTCGTCCTTCTCGCTTTCCGGTATGGTGCTCACGTCTGGGCAGACATTTCAATACAGCCTGATTATTGGCGGCGCTACATCAGTTTTACAGGTCTCATACAGCGATGATGGTGGTGCCACCTATGCGCCTTTCGGACAAGTCCAGGTATACTGCGGAGAAGCGGAGTTCTTGTCCAACCTTCCCGAAGTCTCGACTCAGGTCGACTCTGCGTACTTCAAATTCACCGGGACCGATGTCGAGCTAGTAGACGGACCGTTCACTATTCTGATTGCTCCGCCGGATCCTTGCGACAGCATCATCAACAATGCCTGGACGAATGCCGCAGGCGGTGCTTTCGAGGATGCGCCCAACTGGAGCTCCGGGGCACCGCCGGCCACAAATCATGTTGCGCAGTTAAGTACTGCCGGAGACTATACGGTTACCCTTTCCGCGAGCCGCACAATCGCGGCCCTGGAGAATGCTGAAGGCGAACACAGACTTGAGCTAGGCAATAGCACGCTTACGCTGCAATACGATACATACTGCCAACCGGCTTTGATGGTAAGTTCCGGCACACTTGTCTTTGATAGTGGCGCCGTTGTTATCTCAGGTACATCTATGGTTGATGACACGAACAGTGTTGCCGGATTGAAGATCACAAACAGCGCTTCGGTTCAGTTCAATGATCGATTTGACGTCGCTGAGAATGGGAGCGGCGAGCTGGTGATAGACTCAGGGGGGGTGGTATTCGGCACTGCGCAGACTGAAAGTAATCTGTATGTCGCCGAGGTCGAACCGGGTACTCGGGGATCGGTCACGCTCAATGGAAGCGGCTCATCTTTGCACACTTTGGGAACTCTTGCTATTGGCGGAGCCGGAAATGGTGTCCTGACTGTTAGCGACGGCGCAGGGGTGTTCGATGTACAAAGCCTCCAGGTCTACGGAGGAGACTCTGCCGAAGTGAGAGTCGACGGTTCGGGCTCCTCAGTTGAGGCGGGTACGATTTCTCTTTACGCAAACTCGCAGGCGTTACTGGCAGCAACAAACGGTGGAGCTATTGCCTGTGACTTGCTTGTGCTCGGCGTGAATGCGTTGGTCGAGGGACCGGTTCTGGCAATCACTACAGTTACACCGCCTGGCACACAATCAAGGTCGGCATCGAGGATTTCTGAGCCTGGCATTTACTCGGATAGCGTCTTCCTGTTTGAAGGTGCTACAGTTGCTACCGATGACTTTGCGCTGGGTATAGGCGGATTTCTTGGACTGCAGGGTCCTTACTTCGGGGACCTTGTCAATGGCGGTACGCTGAGTCCCGGGGGAGTAACGGAATCCGCCGGTGGATCGAACGTGATCGGAAACTACACTCAAACTGGTACTGGAGCCCTTGAAATAGAACTGGGCGGCTTGACACCGGGAATTGAGCACGATGCTCTGTTCGTTGATGGCGCGGTTGAACTCGATGGCGAAATTCAAGTGAAGAGGCTCTTCGGCTATACTCCTCAGCTCGGTGACGTCTTTGAGATCTTGACCGGACTTGCCATTTCCGGGGAATTCGATACCATCATCGTTGCCAACAATGAGGTTGAGTACGAAGCCACATATGAAGAGAACAGAGTGTTGCTGACGGTGATTGCTTTGAATCCAACCAGTATTGATGATGAGTCGAACAACCTTCCAAATGCATTCTCATTGGCACAGAATTATCCAAATCCGTTTAATCCCACCACTACTATCAGCTTCAGTTTACCCAGAGCTTCGGATGTGAAAATCGAAATCTTCAACATCGTGGGCCAACGGATTGCTTCGCTGATTGGTGGGACCATGCAAGCAGGTGAGCATCATGTCGAATGGGATGGCCAGACCGACAGCGGGCAATCAGCCGCTACAGGCGTCTATTTCTACAGGCTTCAGGCGGGTAATCTGATAGATACCAAGAAAATGTTGCTTCTCAAGTAA
- a CDS encoding hemerythrin domain-containing protein, translating into MNRLPEHRKTLIQMLVEEHQHITASLSTLESMRKCLAGRHLVPSGYLETIVRFFSEYGDKIHHHSEEELLFPAVERTANRQLKRMQERLGIQHLLGRLFVCEMKHALKDARAERRGWRRRFIDNAKAFQTLLAIHICDENHLYFPLAERVLIRKDGLAEYMCVQPATHKTLWEKRVDRLFRKYCPDQSNKCDFVSASACHDCGGRE; encoded by the coding sequence ATGAACAGGTTGCCCGAGCACCGCAAGACTCTCATCCAGATGCTTGTCGAAGAACACCAACATATCACGGCCAGTTTGTCGACTCTTGAGTCAATGCGAAAGTGTCTCGCCGGTCGGCACCTGGTCCCTTCAGGATATCTCGAAACGATAGTCCGGTTCTTCAGCGAATATGGCGACAAGATTCATCATCACAGCGAAGAAGAACTGCTGTTCCCGGCAGTGGAACGAACAGCAAATCGGCAACTTAAGCGCATGCAAGAGAGATTGGGGATTCAGCATCTTTTGGGTCGCCTCTTCGTGTGCGAGATGAAGCATGCATTGAAGGATGCCCGAGCTGAGCGGAGAGGATGGCGGCGAAGATTCATCGATAATGCGAAAGCATTTCAAACTCTCCTCGCTATCCACATTTGTGACGAAAACCATCTGTACTTTCCGCTCGCTGAGAGAGTACTAATTCGAAAAGACGGACTTGCAGAATACATGTGTGTTCAGCCGGCAACACACAAGACACTATGGGAGAAGCGTGTTGATCGGCTATTTCGCAAGTATTGCCCCGATCAATCTAACAAATGTGACTTCGTCTCGGCATCTGCCTGTCATGATTGTGGGGGCCGTGAATGA
- a CDS encoding cbb3-type cytochrome c oxidase subunit I has protein sequence MQLRQSGKNLVNWLITANSQRVALLYLLTFGAFVLVGASAALVMQLELWGASSTLFSGQFFGHILTQHGVVMTFVVLIPLIPAVIGNFVLPSAVGARDMAMPRWNMVGWIVHLLGSTAVVVAVELGAYDTGWTMTIPSVATGTYQLLIAGLFFVAASTLIVNCVVARTILSRKHRTLPMSKLPILAWFFLVSSLVVLIVSPIRLFTLTMLSSQHFGLTPVFSLLEGDGIIQYQHLFWAYAGPATSATLLPALGITFEVLAARTGTVLFARRALIVAGIMLGQFSLIAWGRHLLVTTDSEPLALAGSLFSLLTVVPISLILLSWFIMLSRVRSWKSVPILITGLQTIFVVIGGFAGIMLAIPSTGLMLHDSYTTTGHLHLIALGLVFLSFLTGLFHWWPVIMQRTISPRAGRAVAICIVIGIMTTYFPMLVNGLGGLPKALSVYPAQFEMMHKVSTAGAVVLMTGLLGAIWLLARSTLGGVSRPHEVVPDAVGEFAYANVPTPRIQEEA, from the coding sequence ATGCAGTTAAGGCAATCCGGGAAGAATCTCGTGAACTGGCTGATAACAGCCAACTCACAAAGAGTCGCATTGCTCTACTTGCTCACGTTTGGAGCGTTCGTGCTTGTCGGCGCATCGGCAGCTCTGGTCATGCAGCTTGAACTATGGGGCGCTTCGTCGACCCTGTTCAGCGGCCAGTTCTTCGGGCACATTCTAACTCAGCACGGGGTAGTGATGACCTTCGTCGTGCTAATCCCTCTCATTCCGGCAGTCATTGGCAACTTTGTCCTGCCGTCGGCTGTCGGCGCGCGAGACATGGCGATGCCAAGATGGAACATGGTCGGTTGGATCGTGCATCTCTTAGGCTCCACCGCGGTCGTGGTTGCGGTTGAATTGGGCGCCTATGACACGGGTTGGACAATGACCATACCTTCTGTCGCCACCGGCACGTACCAGCTGCTCATAGCCGGCCTGTTTTTTGTAGCAGCGTCGACTTTGATAGTCAACTGCGTGGTTGCTCGGACCATTCTATCCCGCAAGCATCGGACTTTGCCTATGTCGAAGCTCCCGATATTGGCTTGGTTCTTCTTGGTTTCATCACTGGTGGTATTGATTGTCAGCCCGATCCGCCTCTTCACATTGACCATGCTGTCTTCTCAACATTTCGGCCTGACGCCTGTTTTTTCGCTGTTGGAAGGTGACGGCATCATTCAATACCAACACCTGTTTTGGGCTTACGCCGGTCCTGCCACCTCTGCAACTCTCCTGCCGGCACTGGGGATTACGTTTGAGGTACTTGCTGCCCGCACCGGCACGGTCCTGTTTGCTCGCCGCGCACTAATTGTTGCCGGAATCATGCTGGGACAGTTCAGTCTCATCGCGTGGGGAAGGCACTTGCTTGTCACGACAGATTCAGAGCCGCTGGCTCTGGCTGGCAGTCTGTTTAGTTTGCTTACCGTCGTCCCGATCTCGCTGATACTCCTCAGCTGGTTCATCATGTTGTCTCGCGTGAGAAGTTGGAAATCAGTCCCTATTCTCATTACGGGGCTACAGACTATTTTCGTCGTCATAGGCGGCTTCGCGGGGATTATGCTCGCCATACCCTCGACTGGATTGATGTTACATGACAGCTATACGACAACCGGTCATCTTCACCTGATCGCCCTTGGCCTCGTTTTCCTCTCTTTTCTGACCGGCCTCTTCCACTGGTGGCCGGTCATCATGCAAAGGACCATTTCACCTCGTGCCGGACGTGCAGTCGCCATCTGCATCGTCATCGGGATCATGACTACGTACTTCCCTATGCTCGTCAACGGTCTGGGTGGATTGCCAAAAGCACTAAGCGTCTACCCGGCGCAATTCGAAATGATGCATAAGGTATCAACCGCTGGTGCCGTCGTTCTCATGACAGGCCTGCTCGGTGCGATATGGCTATTGGCACGGAGCACTTTGGGTGGAGTGTCACGACCTCATGAGGTGGTGCCGGATGCTGTTGGAGAGTTTGCCTACGCCAATGTACCGACTCCCCGTATACAGGAGGAAGCGTGA
- a CDS encoding ABC transporter ATP-binding protein, with amino-acid sequence MIEISRLRKRYGRFVALHEISLSIERGKVTGIIGPNGSGKSTLMKSLLGLVKPTSGSITINGYLLNGSSDYRRFLGYVPQIARFPLDLTGRETIDVVKGLRNEKVRLESELIHLFGLESELSKRIRAMSGGTRQKLSVLLACMYDPDLLICDEPTAGLDPVANTRLKELFQSLRQKERTILITTHIMSDLDEIADNVVVLLEGRVRFAGSIRELKLAADEPRLEVAVARLLERGAA; translated from the coding sequence ATGATTGAAATCAGCCGCTTGCGCAAACGTTATGGTCGCTTTGTGGCGCTCCATGAGATCAGTCTGTCGATTGAACGTGGCAAAGTTACTGGGATCATCGGTCCAAACGGCTCCGGTAAATCCACCCTAATGAAATCGCTGCTTGGACTGGTCAAACCGACGTCGGGGAGCATAACCATAAACGGATATCTCTTGAATGGTTCGAGTGACTACCGCAGGTTTCTGGGGTATGTTCCGCAAATTGCCCGCTTTCCCCTGGACCTGACGGGACGAGAGACGATCGATGTGGTCAAAGGTCTGCGGAACGAGAAAGTCCGATTGGAGTCCGAATTGATTCACCTGTTCGGCCTTGAGTCGGAATTGTCGAAGCGCATCCGAGCGATGTCAGGAGGTACCCGGCAAAAGCTGAGCGTCCTGCTTGCCTGTATGTACGATCCTGATCTGCTTATTTGTGATGAACCGACTGCCGGACTCGATCCGGTCGCCAATACTCGCCTCAAAGAGTTGTTTCAATCGTTAAGACAAAAGGAACGAACTATCCTTATCACCACTCACATCATGAGCGATCTCGATGAAATCGCCGACAATGTGGTGGTTCTGCTTGAAGGTCGAGTTCGCTTTGCCGGATCGATCCGTGAATTGAAACTGGCAGCGGACGAACCGCGCCTCGAGGTGGCCGTGGCACGCCTTCTTGAGCGGGGTGCCGCATGA
- a CDS encoding ABC transporter permease subunit, with product MKLTLHLAWYTIRDLTRNRWGLLYTAFFVVVTVGLFHLQAQSAKVAVSLMSVCLFLIPLVSSVFGTIYFYNSREFIELVLAQPVERKTVFLGMFGGLSVALVAGFALGVGIPTAILGDWSTGQLTSVTLLLTIGSLLTIIFLSISFLLAIIFDDRGKGLASALAVWLFTALIYDGLVLMAAMSFSEYPLETPLLLASMANPIDLARVTLLIQTDWAALMGYTGAVFSRFFGTSLGVTVATVSLGLWIIVPLFIGIRKFRFKDL from the coding sequence ATGAAGCTGACACTGCACCTGGCCTGGTATACAATCAGGGACCTCACGCGGAATCGCTGGGGACTACTCTATACCGCATTTTTTGTCGTAGTGACCGTTGGCCTGTTCCATTTGCAGGCACAGTCGGCTAAAGTCGCGGTCAGCCTCATGAGTGTGTGCCTTTTCCTCATACCGTTGGTGTCCTCAGTGTTCGGCACGATATACTTCTACAATTCACGCGAATTCATAGAGCTGGTGTTAGCCCAACCGGTCGAGCGCAAGACTGTCTTTCTCGGCATGTTTGGAGGACTATCGGTCGCTCTGGTGGCCGGATTCGCATTGGGCGTGGGCATTCCTACTGCTATCCTCGGCGATTGGTCGACCGGCCAATTGACCTCCGTGACACTCTTATTGACGATCGGCTCTCTTCTGACCATCATATTCCTGTCTATCTCTTTTCTGCTGGCGATCATCTTCGATGATCGTGGCAAGGGGCTCGCCTCCGCACTCGCAGTCTGGCTCTTCACGGCCTTGATTTATGACGGTCTGGTACTCATGGCGGCCATGTCGTTCTCGGAATACCCGCTTGAGACTCCGCTGCTCCTGGCCTCGATGGCCAATCCCATCGACCTCGCGCGAGTGACCCTGCTCATTCAGACCGATTGGGCAGCTCTTATGGGTTACACGGGTGCTGTGTTTAGTCGGTTCTTCGGAACATCACTGGGCGTCACCGTCGCCACGGTTTCCTTGGGGCTCTGGATTATCGTTCCATTGTTCATTGGTATCCGCAAGTTCCGATTCAAGGATCTTTAA
- a CDS encoding XRE family transcriptional regulator, which yields MRTAVIAKNAKRVRHERGLTQLEVAKRAEISLPTYSNIESGRGSPRMDTLYKVAGAMEVGVQELLSPVRELSSVRFRAQKKLKRRDHILARVSKWLEDFNYLLGEQKQKVAYALSGISDELKGVSPKRRSVLAAELVRERMGLNAKEPVHDITGLLAANGIKVLPYELASDGFFGMSVGQADGGPAIVVNVWDRIPVERWIFSAAHELGHLVMHLDAYKVDIVEEDNKQEKEADEFASHFLMPQNGFDQEWQETYGLDPWNRILKVKRIFHVSYKAVIYRLIEQGILKVTVWSQIPLIIKQRYPGKEPKSFEPDGLKQSDFVTDWLDRLVRVGVEKQQITQSRAGEILDLPLPEMRKRIASWAEEKSGNRLEAVSHS from the coding sequence ATGAGAACCGCTGTGATAGCGAAAAACGCTAAGAGAGTTAGACACGAACGCGGCCTAACCCAACTCGAAGTGGCCAAGCGCGCGGAGATTTCACTTCCGACCTATTCTAACATTGAGTCTGGCAGAGGCAGTCCCAGGATGGACACCCTCTACAAAGTTGCTGGAGCAATGGAGGTCGGTGTACAAGAGTTACTTTCCCCAGTAAGAGAACTATCCTCGGTCAGATTCCGTGCTCAGAAGAAGCTCAAACGGAGAGATCATATTCTGGCACGAGTATCCAAGTGGCTTGAGGACTTCAATTATTTGTTGGGGGAACAGAAGCAGAAAGTGGCATATGCCCTCTCGGGTATTTCTGACGAACTCAAAGGTGTCTCACCAAAACGCCGATCAGTACTGGCGGCAGAATTGGTCAGAGAGCGAATGGGCTTGAACGCAAAGGAGCCGGTTCACGATATCACCGGGCTATTGGCCGCCAACGGCATAAAAGTGCTTCCCTACGAGCTCGCGTCCGATGGGTTCTTTGGTATGTCCGTCGGCCAGGCTGACGGCGGCCCGGCGATTGTTGTAAACGTGTGGGACCGCATTCCTGTCGAACGATGGATATTTAGCGCCGCTCACGAACTCGGCCATCTTGTAATGCACTTGGACGCTTACAAAGTTGATATTGTTGAGGAAGACAACAAGCAGGAGAAAGAAGCTGACGAGTTCGCAAGCCATTTCCTTATGCCACAAAACGGATTTGATCAGGAGTGGCAGGAAACCTATGGTCTCGACCCGTGGAACCGCATTCTCAAGGTAAAACGGATATTTCACGTCAGCTACAAGGCGGTCATCTATAGGCTGATCGAACAAGGAATTCTCAAAGTGACGGTCTGGAGCCAAATCCCATTAATCATCAAACAGAGATATCCGGGTAAGGAGCCGAAATCCTTTGAACCGGACGGTCTCAAGCAGTCGGATTTTGTCACTGATTGGCTTGACCGTCTCGTGCGGGTCGGTGTGGAGAAGCAGCAGATTACTCAGAGCAGGGCGGGCGAGATCTTAGACTTGCCGCTTCCCGAAATGCGGAAAAGAATCGCGTCATGGGCAGAAGAAAAAAGTGGAAACAGACTGGAAGCTGTCTCTCATAGTTGA
- a CDS encoding NAD(P)-dependent alcohol dehydrogenase yields the protein MKAIVRTRYGSPDILELKEVDKPVPKGHQVLVRIHAASVNPLDWHILRGKPLLVRFMGFGFPKPKHQILGADMAGRVEAVGSDVTRFKVGDEVFGAGMGGFAEYACLREDSLVLKPAAMTFEQAAAVPVAGLTALQALRYRGRVQAGQQVLINGASGGVGTFAVQIAKALGAHVTGVCSGRNLEMVRSIDADDVVDYTKEAFWRSGKKYALILDNAVYHSIGNSLRALTPTGIYVFVGGSTAGFLQTLMLKALFSRKGGRRVVSFMASVNQTDLALLKGLLEAGKVVPVVDRKYSLSETPQAIRYVEEGHARGKVVIVI from the coding sequence TTGAAAGCAATCGTACGCACGAGATATGGATCGCCCGACATCCTGGAACTGAAAGAAGTCGACAAGCCTGTTCCGAAAGGACATCAAGTCTTGGTGAGGATCCATGCGGCGTCGGTGAACCCGCTTGACTGGCACATCCTGCGTGGCAAGCCGCTTCTTGTCCGATTTATGGGTTTTGGGTTTCCAAAGCCGAAACATCAGATACTTGGGGCCGACATGGCGGGCCGCGTAGAAGCGGTCGGCAGCGATGTAACTCGGTTTAAGGTAGGTGACGAAGTCTTCGGCGCAGGCATGGGCGGATTCGCAGAGTACGCGTGTCTTCGCGAAGACAGCTTAGTGCTAAAGCCGGCAGCTATGACCTTCGAACAGGCGGCGGCCGTACCGGTTGCGGGGCTGACGGCGTTGCAGGCTCTTCGTTATCGCGGGCGGGTGCAAGCGGGACAACAAGTATTGATCAACGGCGCGTCGGGTGGTGTGGGCACATTTGCGGTGCAGATTGCCAAGGCGCTCGGAGCTCACGTGACCGGCGTGTGCAGCGGGCGGAACCTGGAGATGGTGAGGTCAATTGATGCCGACGATGTGGTCGATTACACGAAAGAAGCGTTCTGGCGGAGTGGGAAGAAATATGCTCTGATCCTTGACAACGCGGTATACCATTCGATAGGTAACTCTCTGCGTGCCCTGACGCCAACCGGGATCTATGTTTTTGTCGGCGGCTCCACTGCCGGTTTCTTGCAGACGCTGATGCTCAAAGCTCTGTTTTCAAGGAAGGGGGGGCGCAGAGTTGTTTCGTTCATGGCAAGCGTGAATCAGACAGATTTGGCTCTCTTAAAGGGCCTTCTGGAAGCCGGCAAAGTCGTACCCGTCGTAGACAGGAAGTACTCTTTGAGCGAAACACCTCAGGCGATCCGATATGTTGAAGAAGGACACGCACGAGGAAAAGTGGTAATTGTTATCTGA
- the nosD gene encoding nitrous oxide reductase family maturation protein NosD — translation MHRRLRIPWRLLQTMQFLIGCVRRGGAVFIFCFSAGNAAVISVHPTGHVQTIAAAIEQAVSGDTIRVSAGRYEEYGLHITNRITLVGQGWPVIDARGQGPILELSTDGASVSGFVLCGVPVSFVKEHAAILVNNSTDCEIRGNRFTDNFFAIYLAKSRYCRILDNEITGVSKELTSVGNGIHLWNCSDIDVTHNVIRGHRDGIYLEFVTNSVIVNNTSEQNLRYGLHFMFSDSCRYERNRFLRNGAGVAVMYTDDVEMLENVFEDNWGGASYGLLLKDIKDSRVLDNRFTRNSVGIHMEGSDRVHIERNCFTANGWAIRIMANCVQSVIEQNDFIDNTFQVATNSRQTFSSFSGNYWSPYRGFDLNRDGFGDEPFRPVSLYSLLVEMEPPTLVLVRSLLVDVLNLAERIIPTLTPEALVDNKPRMRPVT, via the coding sequence ATGCACCGGCGGTTGCGCATTCCCTGGCGCTTACTTCAGACTATGCAGTTTCTGATCGGCTGCGTCCGGCGTGGCGGCGCAGTTTTCATCTTCTGCTTTTCGGCCGGCAACGCTGCTGTCATTTCAGTACACCCTACCGGTCACGTACAGACGATCGCAGCCGCGATAGAGCAGGCTGTCTCGGGGGATACCATTCGAGTTTCTGCTGGACGCTATGAGGAGTACGGCCTACACATCACAAACCGGATCACGTTGGTCGGTCAGGGCTGGCCAGTCATTGATGCGCGCGGGCAAGGGCCGATTCTCGAACTCAGCACGGATGGCGCATCGGTTTCGGGCTTTGTGCTGTGCGGCGTACCAGTGAGTTTTGTGAAAGAACATGCCGCTATCCTCGTGAATAACTCGACGGACTGCGAGATACGAGGAAATCGATTCACTGACAATTTCTTTGCGATCTATCTGGCCAAGTCGCGATACTGCCGCATTCTCGACAATGAGATCACCGGAGTGTCAAAGGAACTCACCTCCGTCGGTAATGGGATCCATCTGTGGAACTGCTCCGATATCGATGTCACTCACAATGTCATTCGAGGCCACCGTGACGGTATCTATCTCGAATTTGTCACCAACAGTGTGATTGTGAACAACACAAGCGAGCAGAATCTCAGATACGGATTGCATTTCATGTTCTCAGACAGCTGCCGGTACGAACGTAATCGGTTCCTGCGCAACGGCGCGGGTGTTGCCGTAATGTATACAGATGATGTCGAAATGCTCGAAAACGTCTTTGAAGACAACTGGGGCGGTGCGTCCTATGGATTACTCCTGAAGGACATCAAGGATAGCCGCGTGTTGGACAACCGATTCACCCGCAACTCTGTCGGTATCCATATGGAGGGCTCGGACCGCGTTCATATTGAGCGAAATTGTTTCACCGCCAATGGATGGGCTATCAGAATCATGGCCAACTGCGTGCAAAGCGTGATAGAACAAAATGACTTTATCGACAACACATTTCAGGTGGCGACCAATAGTCGTCAGACGTTCAGCAGCTTCTCCGGCAATTACTGGAGCCCATACCGAGGTTTTGATCTCAATCGGGACGGCTTTGGTGACGAGCCCTTCCGTCCGGTAAGCCTGTATAGTCTCTTAGTCGAAATGGAACCCCCGACGTTGGTCCTTGTTCGAAGTCTCTTGGTCGATGTTCTCAATTTGGCAGAACGGATAATCCCAACATTAACGCCTGAAGCGCTGGTCGACAACAAACCGCGCATGAGGCCGGTAACATGA